From the genome of Ralstonia pickettii, one region includes:
- the dxs gene encoding 1-deoxy-D-xylulose-5-phosphate synthase, with product MTYELLNTIDDPADLRRLDRRQLGPLADELRAFVLDSVSQTGGHLSSNLGTVELTIALHYVFNTPEDRIVWDVGHQSYPHKILTGRRDQMGSLRQLDGISGFPRRSESPYDTFGTAHSSTSISAALGMALGAKTNGEDRVAIAVIGDGAMSAGMAFEAMNNAGVYKDLPLVVVLNDNDMSISPPVGALNRYLARLMSGQFYAATKKGVEKLLSVAPPVLEFAKRFEEHTKGMFVPATMFEEFGFNYIGPIDGHDLESLVPTLQNIRQRAREGGGPQFLHVVTKKGQGYKLAEADPILYHGPGKFNPQEGIKPSGRPAKVTYTQVFGQWLCDMAAADQRLVGITPAMREGSGMVEFEQRFPDRYYDVGIAEQHAVTFAGGLACEGLKPVVAIYSTFLQRGYDQLIHDVALQNLPVVFALDRAGLVGADGATHAGAYDIAYLRCIPNMMVMTPADENECRQLLSTAFAQGGPTAVRYPRGAGTGVAVQPTLEPLPVGKAEVRRASTAPAGQRVAILAFGSMVAPASAAAERLDATLVNMRFVKPLDVACVLEMARTHDYVVTVEEGCVMGGAGSACLEALACAGVATPVLQLGLPDRFVDHGDHAALLAQCGLDANGILASIRERFAVQPRAAAPRVA from the coding sequence ATGACGTACGAACTTCTGAACACCATCGACGATCCGGCCGACCTGCGCCGCCTGGACCGCCGCCAACTCGGGCCCCTGGCAGACGAGTTGCGCGCCTTCGTGCTCGATTCCGTGTCTCAAACGGGCGGCCATCTGTCGTCGAACCTGGGCACGGTCGAGCTGACCATTGCACTGCACTACGTCTTCAACACGCCGGAAGACCGCATCGTGTGGGACGTCGGCCACCAGAGCTATCCGCACAAGATCCTGACAGGCCGCCGCGACCAGATGGGCTCTTTGCGTCAGCTGGACGGCATCTCGGGCTTCCCGCGCCGCAGCGAGAGCCCGTACGACACGTTCGGTACCGCGCACTCCTCCACGTCGATTTCGGCCGCGCTGGGTATGGCCCTGGGCGCCAAGACCAACGGTGAAGACCGCGTCGCCATTGCCGTGATCGGCGACGGTGCGATGAGCGCCGGCATGGCCTTCGAGGCGATGAACAACGCGGGCGTCTATAAAGACCTGCCGCTGGTGGTGGTGCTGAACGACAACGACATGTCGATCTCGCCGCCGGTGGGGGCGCTGAACCGCTATCTGGCGCGGCTGATGAGCGGGCAGTTCTACGCGGCCACCAAGAAGGGCGTGGAAAAGCTGCTGTCGGTGGCGCCGCCGGTGCTCGAGTTTGCCAAGCGCTTCGAGGAACACACCAAGGGCATGTTCGTGCCGGCCACGATGTTCGAGGAGTTCGGCTTCAATTACATCGGTCCGATCGACGGGCACGATCTCGAATCGCTGGTACCGACGCTGCAGAACATCCGCCAGCGCGCACGTGAAGGTGGCGGTCCGCAGTTTCTGCACGTCGTCACCAAGAAGGGCCAGGGCTACAAGCTGGCCGAGGCTGACCCGATCCTCTATCACGGCCCGGGCAAGTTCAATCCGCAGGAGGGCATCAAGCCTTCGGGGCGTCCGGCCAAAGTCACGTACACGCAAGTGTTCGGCCAATGGCTGTGCGATATGGCGGCGGCTGACCAGCGCCTGGTGGGTATCACGCCGGCCATGCGCGAAGGCTCGGGGATGGTGGAGTTCGAACAGCGCTTTCCCGATCGCTATTACGACGTCGGCATCGCCGAGCAGCACGCCGTCACCTTTGCCGGCGGCCTGGCGTGCGAGGGGCTCAAGCCGGTCGTTGCGATTTATTCGACGTTCCTGCAGCGCGGCTACGACCAGTTGATCCACGACGTGGCGCTGCAGAACCTGCCGGTGGTATTCGCGCTGGACCGCGCAGGGCTGGTCGGTGCAGACGGCGCCACGCACGCCGGTGCCTACGACATTGCCTACCTGCGCTGCATCCCCAACATGATGGTGATGACGCCGGCCGACGAGAACGAATGCCGCCAACTCCTCAGCACAGCCTTCGCGCAAGGTGGCCCGACAGCGGTCCGCTATCCGCGGGGTGCCGGCACGGGCGTGGCGGTGCAGCCGACGCTGGAGCCGCTGCCCGTGGGCAAGGCCGAAGTGCGCCGCGCTTCCACCGCCCCGGCTGGCCAGCGTGTGGCGATTCTGGCATTTGGTTCGATGGTGGCCCCGGCTTCGGCAGCGGCTGAGCGTTTGGACGCGACCCTGGTCAACATGCGCTTCGTCAAGCCTCTCGACGTGGCTTGCGTGCTGGAAATGGCCCGCACGCACGATTACGTGGTCACCGTAGAGGAAGGCTGCGTGATGGGCGGTGCAGGCAGCGCCTGTCTGGAAGCACTGGCTTGCGCAGGTGTCGCCACGCCAGTGCTGCAACTCGGGCTGCCCGACCGCTTTGTCGATCACGGTGATCACGCGGCGCTGCTTGCGCAATGTGGTCTGGACGCCAACGGCATCCTCGCTTCCATCCGCGAGCGTTTTGCCGTACAGCCGCGTGCTGCCGCCCCGCGCGTCGCCTGA